Genomic window (Pyrus communis chromosome 13, drPyrComm1.1, whole genome shotgun sequence):
agagggagaggaggaggaggggagaACGTACTTGGAGCACAAGAGGCCTAGAGACTTCTGCTTTCTGCTGTAGCGGTGGTTTCTGGCGGAAGGTCCTGTTGAAGCCGGGTCCGGGGGTTGCTCTGTGGCTGGAGATGGGGGTGGAGGAGCCGTCATGGTTGAGACAAAAAATGGAGGGAAGCGAAGGTGCTGAAagacgagagagagaggaccGTTAAGAAAGAAGGGGGAAAGGGGGGTTGAGGAGCAAAAGGCGGGGGTTTACAAATTTCAAATCTTTGCGAGCGTTTGTTTGGGTTTTGGATCTGAAGGGCGGCTGCGCGAGTGAGCGCCGACGCGGTGGAGCGTAGCAGTCTGCGAAAGAAATAGTACGAGGGTGGAGAGGGGGGAGAGATTGGCGAGTTTTTTCaaatgtttgatgaatgagCGCGAAATCTGATGGTTTCAGGTTTTTTCTGTCTTTTCGTAGATGGGAGCCAAATTTACCGAGTCCGGATCCTCGTCGGTTTCGTGAATTTCGAAGATGCGTAAATTATGTCTATTCATTGTACATTGTGTgactataaattattttaaatatttttatttaaaaataaacataaacagtatttgataaaaactgatcgcatgatgtacaatgaacggataCAATTTACAGATCCCTATGATTCTCACCAAAATGATACAGAGAGAATCCTATTGGAAATTTACCGGCTTTTGcctccattttttattttttgtcatcaCGATATTTGGGTTGGGGTTGCTAATTTGCTGAGCTTGCCCAATTTCCCTCTCGATAAGTATTGTCCCAAGTCAAATTTTACTCCCATGTAAAACATTAAAATTACTCCTTCGGGAAATACAAAATTTTCCTTCTAGCACGTCGAATGAAAATTTTTTAAGCGTGTTTTTTgaaaagaacaaataaaaaaatttcgttaCCCTAAATACAAGAGGGGATTCGATCTTAGGGCTTCATTCAACAACGGAAAAAGTGGTTTTGAAATAAACTCGTTGTCTACTTGTATCGCACAGTAGTTTTATACCAAAACGCAACAAGCAACTTAAACTTACTCGACACAAACTTCTGGAAATCTAAATTGAACGTATTGATTCACAAAGTCGAGAAACCAGCTTCTTCGAAGCTGCAGCGATACAATTTGAGTAGAATGGCGAGGAAAATACAACGGTTTCAACTTGACTAACGTATGGAACTACAAATTTGACAACAGAAGATATGTGCTGAAGTTTACACGATTTCTTCACTTTATACAGTTTACATGATCACAACACAAGCCAGAACGAATCAATTGAAGCTTGAAACTCATGAAACCATTGACAATCATGGCCATTATTTCTCGTTCTTCTTTTCTTGGTAAGCGAATGATTGCCATGTTCAGAGTCTGTTGTTCTTATTTAAGTTTCTCTCGCCGTGATATTTCATTTCAACCAAAATGCTGAGACGGTCCTTCTTGAGCCAGTCCTGTTTTATTTGACTGCTTGCTGTGACAGCCTCAAGTCGGCTGCAAAAAAAATCTTTCTTTCAATCATAGTGCACCAGAATGCCCACCTGATCCTCCAAACGGTAGACCTTCAACACATGGCGATAAGAGAACATCAAGTGTTGAAACTTCAACAGGAACAGAAACCCCTTTGGAGCAGTAGTAGCTGGGGTTAAGATTTGAATGTAGTCAAATCTACATGATTCATGAGCCAATCTGAATTCCAACATGATTCACAATTTTACTTGACGGGGAAGACGACCACATTTGCTCTGCAATCTCAAAATCTCTTTTGCAAAAGCTTGATTACCTGTTAATAAAAGCCCATCCAGAACGCGATTGAAGGTGAACCTTCGCGGCAAAAATCCTCGATCAACCATCTCAATCAACAACTTCCCTGCCACTAACAGGTCTTCAggtttcttcctcacaaacatgGCACTGATCAAAACATTGTACGTGTCCAAATTAGGCAAGCAATCACCACAACCCATCTTCTCAAACACATTCAACGCCTTCTCAATCTCTCCGGCATCACAAAAGTACCGAATCACAACATTATATGTCTGAACATTTGGCTCACACTCATCCCCCTTCATTCTGTCTATAAACTCCAGCGCCCTATCCATGTTTCCCGAGTGACACAACCCTCGAATCAATACATTATAAGTCGTCACATTAGGCACATAACCCTTGCTCACCATCTCCTCAAAAACCACGACAGCATTTTCCACACTATCTTTCTTACACAAAACCTGAATCAAGGCATTGTAAGTTGCCACCGAAGGAAGCACCCCTTCCCCAACCATCTCATCAAAAACCTTTCGAGCTTTCTTAATCTCCCCGACAACACCAAACCCATGAACCAAAGTAGTGTAGGTAACAACATCAATCTCACACTTCCTCTTCTTCATTTGCAAAAAGAACTCCCAAGCTTCCTTAATCTGACCAGCTCTAAAATATCCTTTAAGCATTATGTTAAACGTCGTTAAACTCGGGTCCAATCCCCTCTCCACCATCTCCCCCAAAAGCTCCAAAGCTTTCGGGGTTCGCTTAATCAAACACCACCCGTTCGCAATTATATTGTAACTAACACAATCAGCCTTAAACCTGCCCctaaacaccttaaacaaattaTACGCCTTTTCGACACGCTTAGCTTTACAAAGCACGTCAAGAATTGTATTAAACGAATTCAAATCCTGAGGACAACCATGTTCATGCATTGACAGGAACACCTTAACGGCTCTATCAGGCTTACCAGCAGCCACATACCTCTCTGTGATGATAGAGAAAGTCCTCGGCCCAGGGCCGAGCCTGCGGGCCCGCATTCGGGCCACGAGGGTCCAGAGGGACTTGTAGTCGCGCAGGCGGCCGGCAATATCGACAGCGTGGTCGAAGGAGGAGCAAGAGTGTGTGTAGTTCGGATGGTGGTCGAGGATTCTGAAGAACTGGAGGGCTTTGGGCCCATGATTCCAGAGCCTCTTCAGGGTTTTGTCGACCAAATCGGAAGTCCAATCGATTTGGGGGCTGTGAAGAATCTGGGTTAGGGTTTGCGGGTCGGATTTGAGAATCAGGTTCGCCAAGTGAGAGTCTTGAGAGGGATGAGAAGGTGAGGTGGTGAAGCTCCGACACGGAAATAGAAaactgggttttgggtttttctgtGCGGCAGTTTTGAGTTGCAGAGTGAGCATTCTGCTGCGGTTGAAAATGTTGGCAGGTAATTTTCCCTCCTTATTTTCTCGGCAGCCAAACATGTTTCGCGGGCTCAATTTAATTGGCCTTCGTATTTGTCTTTTTCACTATATGAGCCCTTTTTATGAGCCCAGCCCGTCGCaggtttgtcaaaaaaaataaaagaaaaaagggaagcGGGGCACGTGATGGGCATAATGTAGCTCCGATGTTGATTGTTGCCATTTACTTTTGTGGATTTTAGTTTCATCAGCGCTacgatttaataatatttttcttcattaacAAGTGAGAACTTTCAACTTTAACTTACCTGAATAATGAATTCCTTACTTAATTGGTATTGACAATTGGCGACAATGTGACATTATGTCATTAGCCCTTGTTACATTGTCTACAACTTGACGAGGTTGCACATAAGCTGCATCACTTTCTCCAATTTAGGGAAAAAAATCTACCTACAACGGGGGTAATTATAGTCATCAATTTATGAATCGATGATCAACATGGTATTATGTTATTGGTTCTTATTACATGGTCAATTTGACATTACACGCTGATTAATAATACATACAGTTGGCGAACTTTTTGAGATCCTAATAGATATTGCTTGTCATCCCAATCACGTGGTCAATCTTACGTTACACACTGGTTAACAGCACACGCATCAGGCGAAATTCTCGAGGTCCTAATAGAAATTATCTGTCAATGATGTCTATCAATGACGACGTGGCCTCATGACATTGTTCCTTGTTGGCAATTAATACGACGTGTCATCATGTCATTCGTCATTGTTACGTGGTTATTTGACGTGGCatagtatataaaaaaaaagtagtcgAGGCACGCTTTTCTCGAGGTTTCAAGAGATGCTTATCAGAAACAAGAAAGCGTGTCAAATGAAGACAAAGATAGTCACGCAAAAGAGTGAGCACTTTAGTAAATTGATTTCCGGTTATATCACTCTCGTCTCAGGAGGTGGTTGGTGAACTGTTGGAGTCATCTCGTAACAAAAATCAGGCCCGCTGCGCTCCTccaccatcttcttcatcatcccATTCGGCTTCAGGTACatccctttttattattttttatttgttcttcaTGGCATTATGTAGTTGTTTGTGTTCAAGTaaaaaatttatacattttttgaatggattttgatgaaattttgatggattttttagggattttatggaatttttgttcttttgataTATGAATTGGGTTATTACAGAAGTTTATGAAGCATGCAGAGT
Coding sequences:
- the LOC137713803 gene encoding pentatricopeptide repeat-containing protein At1g74900, mitochondrial-like; this translates as MLTLQLKTAAQKNPKPSFLFPCRSFTTSPSHPSQDSHLANLILKSDPQTLTQILHSPQIDWTSDLVDKTLKRLWNHGPKALQFFRILDHHPNYTHSCSSFDHAVDIAGRLRDYKSLWTLVARMRARRLGPGPRTFSIITERYVAAGKPDRAVKVFLSMHEHGCPQDLNSFNTILDVLCKAKRVEKAYNLFKVFRGRFKADCVSYNIIANGWCLIKRTPKALELLGEMVERGLDPSLTTFNIMLKGYFRAGQIKEAWEFFLQMKKRKCEIDVVTYTTLVHGFGVVGEIKKARKVFDEMVGEGVLPSVATYNALIQVLCKKDSVENAVVVFEEMVSKGYVPNVTTYNVLIRGLCHSGNMDRALEFIDRMKGDECEPNVQTYNVVIRYFCDAGEIEKALNVFEKMGCGDCLPNLDTYNVLISAMFVRKKPEDLLVAGKLLIEMVDRGFLPRRFTFNRVLDGLLLTGNQAFAKEILRLQSKCGRLPRQVKL